The Desmonostoc muscorum LEGE 12446 genome includes a region encoding these proteins:
- the thrB gene encoding homoserine kinase: protein MSVVSGVTVTVPATTANLGPGFDCIGAALKLYNQFKFTRVEEGGLIIAVTGEEAQRVQTDESNLLYQAFIRFYQHIEQTPPSVKIEIQLGVPLARGLGSSATAIVGGLVAANQLEGGPMSQSQVMELAIAMEGHPDNVVPALLGGCRLAATSGAGWEICDVPWHQDIIPVLAIPDFELSTSEARQVLPTEVSRADAIFNTAHLGLLLRGLETGKAEWLKAALQDKLHQPYRKALIPSYDSVNLAAVTAGAYGMVISGAGPTLLALTDELHSKAVEAAMSNAWEQEGIIANVRSLSLDIQGAKS, encoded by the coding sequence ATGTCTGTTGTTTCTGGTGTCACTGTTACCGTTCCCGCCACAACTGCTAATTTGGGGCCTGGTTTTGATTGCATCGGTGCAGCTTTAAAGCTGTACAACCAGTTCAAGTTCACTCGTGTGGAAGAGGGTGGTTTAATTATCGCTGTCACAGGTGAAGAAGCCCAACGAGTACAAACTGATGAAAGCAATCTCCTGTACCAAGCGTTCATCAGATTCTATCAACATATAGAGCAGACACCGCCATCGGTGAAAATAGAAATTCAACTGGGTGTACCGTTGGCGAGGGGTTTGGGTAGTTCCGCCACCGCAATTGTTGGTGGGTTGGTTGCGGCGAATCAACTTGAGGGTGGGCCGATGAGTCAGTCCCAGGTGATGGAGTTAGCGATCGCAATGGAAGGACATCCTGATAATGTAGTTCCAGCTTTGTTGGGGGGATGTCGCCTAGCTGCCACCAGTGGTGCAGGTTGGGAAATTTGTGATGTTCCCTGGCATCAAGATATCATACCAGTCTTAGCTATTCCTGATTTTGAACTTTCGACTTCAGAAGCGCGGCAGGTTCTCCCAACCGAAGTCAGTCGTGCAGATGCGATTTTCAATACAGCACATTTGGGTTTATTGTTGCGTGGCTTGGAAACTGGTAAAGCAGAATGGTTAAAGGCAGCTTTGCAAGATAAATTGCATCAGCCCTATCGCAAAGCTTTAATTCCTAGTTACGATTCTGTCAATCTAGCAGCTGTAACGGCTGGTGCTTATGGCATGGTGATTAGTGGTGCAGGACCGACACTGTTAGCTTTGACAGATGAGTTACACTCAAAAGCTGTGGAAGCCGCGATGTCCAATGCTTGGGAACAAGAAGGAATTATAGCCAATGTGCGATCGCTTTCTCTGGATATCCAAGGCGCAAAAAGTTAA
- a CDS encoding lipoxygenase family protein has protein sequence MNYSKTTTIKDFTPLDDSQTNQKISQNVESQYQWERTYENLPGHVKGVPKGEGFSIGKIIIFLFTAIKGVIGLLTAQFLHLFPYLWNKLKKGEIVLTGTADLGLMAIFADFNNWNNLEEFHEFFKPWTFFQKPDVAKNWQSDIEFGRQRLNGMNPVMIRKCKPQDINTDGNFRVTNEIINPVRGKDIDLTSALAENRLYILEYPIFDNIITADLADQLGRYLQSPICLFYVDDQKQLLPIAIQLQEKTDAQDKKIQQIFTPNSLPEHWAVAKLAVAGADVAYQGMVSHLLNTHLIIEPFAVTTNRKLSSQHILYQLLKPHFFNTLPINNMARNVFLGRGGLFDNIGSLGYTGSNELLNRGYNGQKTENQTKGLNFYQLALPYDLREREVDDLPNYYYRDDALLIWNAIKNYVDDVLRSHYKNDAEITRDRQLQNWKAELLDNGNIKGLLTPEKSDQLNTLDDLIEIVTIIIFTATAQHSAVNFGQYDYAAWIPNNPFAVYKPFLDLFKSENENKVILPQRLPNRFQSIQQIVLVKALTIAPPYSSKSLVTLTNPFSNPVAKQAFQKFQISLQEIETKISVRNASLSQPYTYLLPSKIAQSIAI, from the coding sequence ATGAATTACTCTAAAACAACCACAATCAAAGATTTTACCCCACTCGATGATAGTCAGACGAATCAAAAAATTTCGCAGAATGTAGAAAGTCAGTACCAATGGGAGCGAACTTATGAGAACTTACCTGGTCACGTCAAAGGTGTACCTAAGGGAGAAGGATTTAGTATAGGAAAAATTATAATTTTTCTTTTTACTGCTATTAAAGGTGTGATAGGTTTACTTACAGCACAATTTCTACATCTATTTCCTTATCTTTGGAATAAGTTGAAAAAAGGCGAAATTGTCTTGACAGGCACAGCAGACTTGGGGTTAATGGCAATTTTTGCTGACTTTAATAATTGGAACAATCTGGAAGAATTTCATGAATTCTTTAAACCTTGGACTTTTTTTCAAAAGCCAGATGTTGCTAAAAATTGGCAATCAGATATAGAGTTTGGTCGTCAACGTCTGAACGGCATGAATCCAGTCATGATACGCAAATGCAAGCCGCAAGATATTAATACCGATGGAAATTTTCGAGTTACAAATGAAATAATTAACCCAGTTAGGGGTAAGGATATCGACCTAACATCAGCGTTGGCAGAAAATCGCCTGTATATCTTGGAGTATCCAATCTTTGATAACATTATCACTGCTGACTTAGCAGACCAATTAGGAAGATATTTACAGTCTCCAATTTGTCTTTTTTATGTAGATGATCAAAAACAGCTTCTTCCGATCGCCATACAATTACAGGAAAAAACTGACGCTCAAGACAAGAAAATTCAACAAATCTTCACGCCCAACTCGCTACCCGAACACTGGGCGGTCGCAAAGCTAGCTGTAGCTGGTGCTGATGTTGCTTATCAAGGTATGGTTTCTCACTTGCTCAATACACATCTAATTATTGAGCCTTTTGCAGTAACTACAAACCGAAAATTATCGTCGCAACACATTTTATATCAACTGTTAAAGCCTCATTTTTTCAACACCTTGCCCATCAATAATATGGCTCGTAATGTATTCCTGGGTAGGGGTGGTTTATTTGACAATATAGGCTCACTGGGTTATACCGGTTCTAATGAACTTTTGAATAGAGGATACAACGGTCAAAAAACAGAAAATCAAACAAAAGGATTGAATTTTTATCAGCTAGCTTTGCCATACGACTTGCGAGAACGTGAGGTTGATGATTTACCAAATTACTATTATCGTGATGATGCATTATTAATCTGGAATGCTATCAAAAACTATGTAGACGATGTTTTGCGATCGCACTACAAAAATGATGCAGAAATCACTCGCGATCGGCAGCTGCAAAACTGGAAAGCTGAACTCCTCGATAATGGCAACATCAAGGGATTGCTGACTCCTGAGAAATCTGACCAGCTAAATACATTAGATGATTTAATTGAGATTGTCACCATCATTATTTTTACGGCAACTGCTCAGCATTCAGCCGTCAATTTTGGTCAATATGACTATGCTGCATGGATTCCTAATAACCCGTTTGCTGTTTACAAGCCTTTCTTGGATCTATTTAAATCTGAAAATGAAAACAAAGTAATACTTCCTCAAAGATTGCCAAATCGCTTTCAATCTATTCAGCAAATCGTTCTCGTAAAGGCTTTAACTATAGCACCTCCATACTCCAGCAAATCTCTCGTGACTTTGACAAATCCTTTCTCTAATCCTGTTGCAAAGCAGGCATTCCAAAAATTCCAGATAAGTCTTCAAGAAATTGAAACAAAAATATCTGTCCGTAACGCATCTCTTTCACAACCTTACACTTATCTTCTACCTTCCAAAATCGCACAAAGTATTGCTATATAG
- a CDS encoding VCBS domain-containing protein — protein sequence MANSVFNLSNLNGSNGFKINGIAANDNSGISVSSAGDINGDGFDDLLIGAKRADPNGSDSGQSYVVFGKSTGFSAALNLSTLNGSNGFKINGILAGDQLGVSVSSAGDVNGDGFDDLIIGASFADPNGLSSGQSYVVFGKSTSFSSTLDLSTFNGSNGFKINGIAAGDLSGTFVSSAGDVNGDGFDDVIIGAMFADPNGDNSGQSYVVFGKSTGFSTNLDLSTLNGSNGFKINGILAGDNLGNSVSSAGDVNGDGFDDLIIGARRADPNGSDSGQSYVVFGSSSGFSATLNLSTLNGSNGFAINGIALGDYSGNSVSSAGDINGDGFDDLIIGASSADPNGFQSGQSYVVFGKNTGFSATLNLSTLNGSNGFKINGIAAYDSSGISVSSAGDVNGDGFDDLIIGATFADANGSSSGQSYVVFGKSTGFSATLNLSTLNGSNGFAINGIAVEDFSGNSVSSAGDVNNDGFDDLIIGAFGADPNGSSSGQSYVVFGNGAPVLDLNGLGSNSVGINFSTTFTGTPVSIVDNDFILTDNNATLAGATITITNLLNGTAESLGATAIANITATYNATTGILTLSGTDTIANYQQVFASLTYNNTAASPNTTNRIIEFVVNDGQAFSNTSAVATTTLAFNANGNQPPTAINDVFSTSEDTVVNGNVLVANPTTPDSDPNNDTLTVTQVNGNGAGVGNQITLTSGALLTLNSNGSFVYNPNGQFESLGVAATASDSFTYTISDGNGGTSTATVNLTINGVNDGATITGTATAVVTEDATTPNLTATGSLTVSDVDAGQNLFNTTVTSATGNLGSLSITSAGAYSYSVANSAVQSLGAGQTQTETFTVTSIDGTASRNIIVTINGVNDTATITGTATAIVTEDATTPNLTATGSLTVSDVDAGQNLFSTTVTSATGNLGSLSITSAGAYSYSVANSAVQFLGAGQTKTETFTVASLDGTGTQDIVITINGVNDEATITGTATAVVTEDTTTPNLTATGSLTVSDVDAGQNLFNTTVTSATGNLGSLSITSAGAYTYSVANSAVQFLATGQTKTETFTVASVDGTVTQDIVITINGVNDAATITGTTTAVVTEDATTPNLTATGSLTINNVDAGQNLFSTTVTSATGNLGSLSITAAGAYTYSVANSAVQFLGAGQTKTETFTVASVDGTVTQDIVITINGVNDAATITGTATAVVTEDATTPNLTATGSLTVSDVDAGQSLFNTTVTSATGNLGSLNITSAGAYTYSVANSAVQSLSAGQTKTETFTVNSLDGTASRNIIVTINGVNDVATVTGTATAVVTEDATTPNLTATGSLTVSDVDAGENIFNTTVTSATGNLGSLNITSAGAYTYSVANSAVQSLSAGQTKTETFTVNSLDGTASRNIIVTINGVNDAATITGTATAVVTEDATTPNLTATGSLTVSDVDAGQNIFNTTVTSATGNLGSLSITSAGAYTYSVANSAVQSLGAGQTKTETFTVASLDGTASRNIIVTINGVNDAPTITGTATAVVTEDATTPNLTATGSLTVSDVDAGQSLFNTTVTSATGNLGSLSITSAGAYTYSVANSAVQSLGAGQTKTETFTVASLDGTASRNIIVTINGVNDAPTITGTATAVVTEDATTPNLTATGSLTVSDVDAGQSLFNTTVTSATGNLGSLSITSAGAYTYSVANSAVQSLGAGQTKTETFTVASLDGTASRNIIVTINGVNDAPTITGTATAVVTEDATTPNLTATGSLTVSDVDAGQSLFNTTVTSATGNLGSLSITSAGAYSYSVANSAVQSLGAGQTKTNTFTVTSVDGSASRNIIVTINGVNDVATITGTATAVVTEDATTPNLTATGSLTVSDVDAGQNIFNTTVTSATGNLGSLSITSAGAYSYSVANSAVQFLGAGQTKTETFTVNSLDGTASRNIIVTINGVNDAPTVNSAIADRTTIENSVFNFTVPTNTFADVDTSNTLTYTATLDNGNALPSWLTFNSSTRIFSGTPAAANVGTISIRLTARDTSNATVSDIFNLTVTPLNLTGTANADNLTGTASNNVIDGLGGNDNLNGGAGNDTLIGGAGNDTLIGGAGNDILTGGTDADRFLYNTSAAFTTSAVGIDTITDFNRSQGDKIVLDKTTFNAITSNAGTGFSNASDFQVINSDTTILLGITTAEIIYNSSNGKLFYNQNGILSGLGSGGQFATFTGAPSLIATDFIIQA from the coding sequence ATGGCAAATTCAGTTTTCAACTTATCTAACCTCAACGGCTCTAACGGCTTTAAAATCAATGGCATCGCTGCGAATGATAACTCAGGAATCTCTGTCAGCAGTGCGGGGGATATCAACGGCGACGGCTTTGACGACTTACTTATCGGGGCAAAGCGTGCCGACCCCAACGGCTCTGACTCAGGGCAGAGCTACGTGGTGTTTGGCAAAAGCACAGGCTTTAGCGCAGCCCTCAACCTCTCCACCCTCAACGGTTCTAACGGCTTTAAAATCAATGGCATCTTGGCAGGTGACCAATTAGGCGTCTCTGTCAGCAGTGCTGGGGATGTCAACGGCGACGGCTTCGACGACCTGATTATCGGGGCATCATTTGCCGACCCCAACGGCTTGAGTTCAGGGCAAAGCTACGTGGTGTTTGGCAAAAGCACAAGCTTTAGCTCAACTCTCGACCTCTCCACCTTCAACGGCTCTAACGGCTTTAAAATCAACGGTATTGCAGCAGGTGACCTCTCAGGCACCTTTGTCAGTAGTGCGGGGGATGTGAACGGCGACGGCTTCGACGATGTGATTATCGGAGCAATGTTTGCCGACCCCAACGGTGATAATTCTGGGCAGAGCTATGTGGTGTTTGGCAAAAGCACAGGTTTTAGCACCAACCTCGACCTCTCAACCCTCAATGGCTCTAACGGCTTTAAAATCAACGGCATTCTCGCAGGTGACAACTTAGGCAACTCTGTCAGTAGTGCGGGGGATGTGAACGGCGACGGCTTTGATGACCTGATTATCGGGGCAAGGCGTGCCGACCCCAACGGTTCCGACTCGGGGCAGAGTTACGTGGTGTTTGGTAGCAGCAGTGGCTTTAGCGCGACCCTCAATCTCTCCACCCTCAACGGCTCTAACGGCTTCGCTATTAATGGCATCGCTCTCGGTGATTACTCAGGCAACTCTGTCAGTAGTGCGGGGGATATCAATGGTGACGGCTTTGATGACCTGATTATCGGAGCATCAAGTGCTGACCCGAACGGCTTCCAATCAGGGCAAAGCTACGTGGTGTTTGGTAAAAACACAGGCTTTAGCGCTACTCTCAATCTCTCCACCCTCAATGGTTCTAACGGCTTTAAAATCAACGGCATCGCCGCGTATGACTCCTCAGGTATCTCTGTCAGCAGTGCTGGAGATGTTAATGGCGACGGTTTTGACGACCTGATTATCGGGGCAACATTTGCCGATGCCAACGGGTCGAGTTCAGGGCAGAGCTACGTGGTGTTTGGCAAAAGCACAGGCTTTAGCGCGACCCTCAACCTCTCTACCCTCAACGGCTCTAACGGCTTTGCTATCAACGGTATCGCAGTGGAAGACTTCTCTGGCAACTCTGTCAGTAGTGCTGGGGATGTCAACAATGATGGCTTCGATGACCTGATTATCGGGGCATTTGGGGCTGACCCCAATGGCTCTTCTTCAGGGCAGAGTTACGTGGTATTTGGTAACGGCGCTCCTGTGCTTGACCTCAACGGTTTGGGCAGTAACTCTGTGGGGATTAATTTTAGCACCACCTTTACTGGTACTCCCGTCTCCATTGTCGATAACGACTTCATTCTGACGGACAACAACGCTACCCTAGCTGGTGCTACCATCACCATTACTAATCTCTTAAATGGTACAGCTGAAAGTCTGGGCGCTACTGCGATCGCCAACATTACCGCTACTTACAATGCCACCACAGGCATTCTTACCCTCAGCGGTACAGATACAATTGCCAATTACCAACAAGTCTTTGCCAGCCTTACTTACAACAATACAGCTGCTTCTCCTAACACAACTAACCGGATAATTGAGTTTGTCGTCAATGACGGGCAAGCTTTCAGTAACACGAGTGCAGTGGCGACTACTACCTTAGCTTTTAACGCCAATGGCAACCAACCGCCAACTGCCATCAATGATGTCTTCAGCACTAGTGAGGATACAGTTGTCAATGGTAATGTACTAGTTGCCAATCCCACTACCCCCGACAGTGACCCGAACAACGACACTTTAACCGTGACACAGGTTAATGGCAATGGTGCGGGTGTAGGCAACCAGATTACTTTAACTTCTGGCGCTTTGCTAACCCTCAACAGCAATGGCAGTTTTGTCTACAACCCTAACGGTCAATTTGAATCTTTGGGTGTGGCAGCCACTGCCAGCGACAGTTTTACTTACACTATCAGTGATGGTAACGGCGGCACCAGCACAGCAACAGTCAATCTAACCATCAACGGTGTCAACGATGGAGCAACTATCACGGGCACAGCTACCGCAGTAGTTACAGAAGATGCAACTACCCCAAATCTGACAGCTACAGGTTCCCTCACCGTTAGTGATGTCGATGCAGGTCAAAATTTATTCAACACCACGGTCACCTCAGCTACAGGGAATCTTGGTAGCCTCAGTATTACCAGTGCGGGGGCTTACAGCTATAGTGTTGCTAACAGTGCAGTACAGTCTCTTGGTGCTGGTCAAACTCAGACTGAAACCTTTACTGTTACCTCTATTGACGGCACAGCTAGCCGAAACATCATTGTCACTATCAATGGTGTTAACGATACTGCGACTATCACGGGCACAGCTACCGCAATCGTTACAGAAGATGCAACTACCCCAAATCTGACAGCTACAGGTTCCCTTACTGTTAGTGATGTCGATGCAGGTCAAAATTTATTCAGCACCACGGTCACCTCAGCTACAGGGAATCTTGGTAGCCTCAGCATTACCAGTGCAGGAGCTTACAGCTACAGCGTTGCTAACAGTGCGGTGCAGTTTTTAGGTGCTGGTCAAACTAAAACTGAAACCTTTACTGTTGCCTCTCTTGACGGCACGGGTACTCAAGATATTGTCATCACCATCAACGGTGTTAACGATGAAGCGACTATTACTGGCACAGCCACCGCAGTCGTTACAGAAGATACAACTACCCCAAATCTGACAGCTACAGGTTCCCTCACCGTTAGTGATGTCGATGCAGGTCAAAATTTATTCAACACTACGGTCACCTCAGCTACAGGGAATCTCGGTAGCCTTAGCATTACCAGTGCAGGAGCTTACACTTACAGTGTTGCTAACAGTGCGGTGCAGTTTTTAGCTACTGGTCAAACTAAAACTGAAACCTTTACTGTTGCCTCTGTTGACGGCACGGTCACTCAAGATATTGTCATCACCATCAACGGTGTTAACGATGCTGCAACTATTACTGGCACAACCACCGCAGTCGTTACAGAAGATGCAACTACCCCAAATCTAACAGCTACAGGTTCCCTTACCATCAACAATGTTGATGCAGGTCAAAATTTATTCAGCACCACGGTCACCTCAGCTACAGGGAATCTCGGTAGCCTCAGCATTACCGCTGCTGGAGCTTACACTTACAGTGTTGCTAACAGTGCGGTGCAGTTCTTAGGTGCTGGTCAAACTAAGACTGAAACCTTTACTGTTGCCTCTGTTGACGGCACGGTCACTCAAGATATTGTCATCACCATCAACGGTGTTAACGATGCTGCAACTATTACTGGCACAGCTACCGCAGTTGTTACAGAAGATGCAACTACGCCGAACTTGACAGCTACAGGTTCCCTCACCGTTAGCGATGTTGATGCAGGTCAAAGTTTATTCAACACTACAGTCACTTCAGCTACAGGGAATCTCGGTAGCCTCAACATTACCAGTGCGGGAGCTTACACTTACAGCGTTGCTAACAGTGCAGTACAGTCTCTCAGTGCTGGTCAAACTAAGACTGAAACCTTTACTGTTAACTCTCTTGACGGCACAGCTAGCCGAAACATTATCGTCACCATTAACGGTGTTAATGATGTTGCGACTGTTACTGGCACAGCTACCGCAGTTGTTACAGAAGATGCAACTACGCCAAATCTGACAGCTACAGGTTCCCTTACCGTTAGCGATGTTGATGCAGGTGAAAACATCTTCAACACCACAGTCACTTCCGCGACAGGGAATCTCGGTAGCCTCAACATTACCAGTGCGGGAGCTTACACTTACAGCGTTGCTAACAGTGCAGTACAGTCTCTCAGTGCTGGTCAAACTAAAACTGAAACCTTTACTGTTAACTCTCTTGACGGCACAGCTAGCCGAAACATTATCGTCACCATCAACGGTGTTAATGATGCTGCAACTATTACTGGCACAGCTACCGCAGTTGTTACAGAAGATGCAACTACGCCAAATCTGACAGCTACAGGTTCCCTCACCGTTAGCGATGTTGATGCAGGTCAAAACATCTTCAACACCACAGTCACTTCCGCTACAGGAAATCTCGGTAGCCTCAGCATTACCAGTGCGGGAGCTTACACTTACAGCGTTGCTAACAGTGCGGTACAATCTCTTGGTGCTGGTCAAACTAAGACTGAAACCTTTACTGTTGCCTCTCTTGACGGCACAGCTAGCCGAAACATTATTGTCACCATTAACGGTGTTAATGATGCTCCTACTATCACGGGCACAGCCACCGCAGTCGTTACAGAAGATGCAACTACGCCAAATCTGACAGCTACAGGTTCCCTCACCGTTAGCGATGTTGATGCAGGTCAAAGCCTATTCAACACTACGGTCACTTCAGCTACAGGAAATCTCGGTAGTCTCAGCATTACCAGTGCGGGAGCTTACACTTACAGCGTTGCTAACAGTGCGGTACAATCTCTTGGTGCTGGTCAAACTAAGACTGAAACCTTTACTGTTGCCTCTCTTGACGGCACAGCTAGCCGAAACATTATTGTCACCATCAACGGTGTTAATGATGCTCCTACTATCACGGGCACAGCCACCGCAGTCGTTACAGAAGATGCAACTACGCCAAATCTGACAGCTACAGGTTCCCTCACCGTTAGCGATGTTGATGCAGGTCAAAGCCTATTCAACACTACGGTCACTTCAGCTACAGGAAATCTCGGTAGTCTCAGCATTACCAGTGCGGGAGCTTACACTTACAGCGTTGCTAACAGTGCGGTACAATCTCTTGGTGCTGGTCAAACTAAGACTGAAACCTTTACTGTTGCCTCTCTTGACGGCACAGCTAGCCGAAACATTATTGTCACCATCAACGGTGTTAATGATGCTCCTACTATCACGGGCACAGCCACCGCAGTCGTTACAGAAGATGCAACTACGCCAAATCTGACAGCTACAGGTTCCCTCACCGTTAGCGATGTTGATGCAGGTCAAAGCCTATTCAACACTACGGTCACTTCAGCTACAGGAAATCTCGGTAGTCTCAGCATTACCAGTGCGGGAGCTTACAGCTACAGTGTTGCTAACAGTGCAGTACAATCTCTCGGTGCTGGTCAAACTAAGACCAATACTTTTACTGTTACCTCTGTTGACGGCTCAGCTAGCCGAAACATTATTGTCACCATTAACGGTGTTAATGATGTTGCGACTATTACTGGCACAGCCACCGCAGTCGTTACAGAAGATGCAACTACGCCAAATCTGACAGCTACAGGTTCCCTTACCGTTAGTGATGTTGATGCAGGTCAAAACATCTTCAACACCACAGTCACTTCCGCTACAGGAAATCTCGGTAGCCTCAGTATTACTAGTGCGGGAGCTTACAGCTACAGTGTTGCTAACAGTGCCGTACAGTTCTTAGGTGCTGGTCAAACTAAGACTGAAACCTTTACTGTTAACTCTCTTGACGGCACAGCTAGCCGAAACATTATTGTCACCATCAACGGTGTTAATGATGCACCAACAGTGAATAGTGCGATCGCAGATCGAACTACCATTGAAAATAGTGTCTTCAACTTCACCGTTCCCACCAACACCTTTGCTGATGTCGATACAAGCAACACCTTAACCTATACCGCCACCTTAGATAACGGTAACGCCTTACCTAGCTGGTTAACCTTCAATTCCAGTACTCGCATCTTTAGTGGCACACCTGCGGCTGCTAATGTGGGAACTATCAGCATCAGACTTACGGCCAGAGACACGAGCAACGCTACTGTCAGCGATATCTTTAACCTGACAGTTACTCCCCTCAACTTGACGGGAACCGCAAACGCCGATAACCTCACAGGCACAGCTAGCAACAACGTCATCGATGGATTAGGTGGTAACGATAACCTCAATGGTGGTGCAGGCAATGATACCCTTATTGGCGGTGCAGGCAATGATACCCTTATTGGCGGTGCGGGTAATGATATCCTCACAGGTGGAACTGATGCCGATCGGTTCCTTTACAACACTTCTGCTGCCTTTACAACTTCTGCTGTCGGTATAGATACTATTACTGATTTCAATCGTTCCCAAGGTGACAAAATTGTACTGGATAAAACCACTTTCAA